The genome window CTTAGTTAATGTGCTGGAATATTTGCCATgcacagtatttgatccaggtctgtagtgtacatagtatttgatccaggtatatactgtacatagtatttgatccaggtatgtactgtacatagtatttgatccaggtatatactgtaatagtatttgatccaggtatgtactgtacatagtatttgatccaggtatgtactgtacatagtctTTTGATccaggtatatactgtacatagtatttgatccaggtatgtactgtacatagtatttgatccaggtatatactgtaatagtatttgatccaggtatgtactgtacatagtatttgatccaggtatgtactgtacatagtctTTGATccaggtatatactgtacatagtatttgatccaggtatgtactgtacatagtatttgatccaggtatgtactgtacatagtatttgatccaggtatgtactgtacatagtatttatccaggtatgtactgtacatagtatttgatccaggtatatactgtacatagtatttgatccaggtatgtactgtacatagtatttgatccaggtatatactgtaatagtatttgatccaggtatgtactgtacatagtatttgatccaggtatgtactgtacatagtctTTGATccaggtatatactgtacatagtatttgatccaggtatgtactgtacatagtatttgatccaggtatgtactgtacatagtatttgatccaggtatgtactgtacatagtatttgatccaggtatgtactgtacatagtatttgatccaggtatactgtacatagtatttgatccaggtatgtactgtacatagtatttgatccaggtatgtactgtacatagtatttgatccaggtatgtactgtacatagtattttatccaggtatgtactgtacatagtatttgatccaggtatatactgtactttgtacatagtatttgatccaggtatgtactgtacatagtatttgatccaggtatgTACTGTATTCATAGTACTTTGATccaggtatatactgtatttgatccaggtatgtactgtacatagtatttgatccaggtatatactgtacatagtatttgatccaggtatgtactgtacatagtatttgatccaggtatgtactgtacatagtatttgatcaggtatactgtacatagtatttgatccaggtatatactgtacatagtatttgatccaggtatgtactgtacatagtatttgatccaggtatgtactgtacatagtatttgatccaggtatgtactgtacatagtatttgatccaggtatgtactgtacatagtatttgatccaggtatatactgtactgtatttgaTCCAGGTATATACTCTacatagtatttgatccaggtatgtactgtacatagtatttgatccaggtatgtactgtacatagtatttgattcaggtatgtactgtacatagtatttgatccaggtatgtactgtacatagtatttgatccaggttgTACTGTACATAGTCTTTGATCCaggtatgtactgtatagtatttgatccaggtatgtactgtacatagtatttgatccaggtatgtactgtacatagtatttgatccaggtatatactgtacatagtatttgatccaggtatgtactgtacatagtatttgatccaggtatgtactgtacatagtatttgatccaggtatacactgtacatagtatttgatccaggtatgtactgtacatagtatttgatccaggtatgtactgtacatagtatttgATTCAGGTATGCACTGTacatagtatttgatccaggtatgtactgtgtactgtacatAGGCAATACACAGAAGAATACATTTATAAGCACATGGCATTATAGCTGAACGTCTCAGGTCAGTGGATCCCTCCTTCCATGGCAAATCCGCTGTTTTCCCATCGGCTATTGAAATGGTTTTAATGCCTTGGGCTGCAAAACAGCTCTATATGACATGTTCAACTGTAATTGacagtaataataatacaatCTGACAATATATTTGGAAataattactgttatatatttcTGACCAACCAAGAGCAATGTCTGCATATTATGGGCAGACTGATACACCATCTGGAAAGAGTGAAATAGCAGCATATTGGTTTATTATAATAAATGTTACGAATAAATTAAATGAGAGTGAAATGCTGTTGCCTTCTCTAACCAGTGTGGTTAAAATGTCGGTCTGTATTGGATAATGGCCAATAATATTCCACGCACCTTTTGATGTGTGCGCTCAATGACAGGGTGGGTGAAATGACAACCAGAAGAAGACAATAATGAAATGTGGGATGTCATATTATCCTACCTTCCTCTCCATACTGATCATATATCTCCCTTTTCTTCGGATCACTGAGGACTTCATATGCCTCGGCGATCTCCTTAAATTTCTCCTCGGCGTTGGCCGCCTTGTTTTTGTCCGGGTGCCATTTCAGAGCCTGTTTTCTGTACGCCTTTTTGATATCCTCGTCGGCCGCTCCTTTCACTATCCCCAGGATTTTATAATAATCTTTCCCCATATTTTCCCCGAAGCGGCCCTGCGCTGGAGAAGAGAACCCGCTGGTGTTTGACGGACGCTGCCTGTCAGTCAATCCGCTATGAAAATATATCCAGGGGACAGAGACCCCTCTGATATGGCGGCAAGTGGAAAACTTAACCGCTGCTCTCTCTGCAACTCTCAACAATAATGTCAGTGCCAGCCAGACACTGACACAGTCAGGCAGTTGAACAGTGAACAGCTACAGATAGATTAAGTAGCCCAGCTACGTTTGGAGTGATTACTCAGAGCTGTGGACCCCGTGATATTTATCACATCCCGATATAGACACACTTTAAACAGCCGTGGCTCCTCCTCTTGCGCCCGACCCCACCGGTATGCTTTCTCTGCTCGCTGGAATCCCAGGGCTCTTTCTAGAACTTAAACGCTGCTGTAGCACGCCATTTCACAGATTCGACTCTTTTTTTTGGATTCATCTGTTGAGGTGCAAGATTCCGTTTTTTTATGCCTATATTTCTGTTTAAACACCCACCTATATGGATTTGAAAAGAACATTGTAACAGGCTTAGCAGGTTATTATAAGCCTTATAATGACGGGCTGTGGTTTGGTTAGAGGACAAGACAGGGAGTCGATTGAATTTAAATGGAGAAATAGTCTGTTTGGTGTCTTTCCATTCAAGTCATCAGCTATGGTGTTAAGAGGATCCAAATCAGAGCACTGGCCTCacgtcaaatcaaatgtatttatcaagCCCTTctgacatcagctgatatatcaaagtgctgtacagaaacccagccttaacctccaaacagcaagcaatgcaggtgtagaagcatgttAGAAGCCTGTCCAAGCTTATAACCTCTGACCTGTACCTAATGAGACAGACACTAACCTCTGACCCAATGGCCTACTTCCAGGCTTATAGACCTCTGACCTGTACCTAATGAGACAGACACTAACCTCTGACCCATAGGCCTACTTCCAGGCTTATAGACCTCTGACCTGTACCTATCTGACCCGTACCTATCTGACCCGTACCTATATGACCCATACCTCTCTGACCTGTACCTCTCTGACCCGTACCTACATGACCCGTACCTATCTGACCCGTACCTCTCTGACCCGTACCTCTCTGACCCGTACCTCTCTGACCCGTACCTATCTGACCCGTACCTCTCTGACCCGTACCTATCTGACCCATACCTCTCTGACCCGTACCTCTCTGACACGTACCTCTCTGACCCGTACCTATCTGACCCGTACCTCTCTGACCCGTACCTATATGACCCGTACCTCTCTGACCCGTACCTATCACACCGTACCTATCTGACCGGTACCTGTCTGACCCGTACCTCTCTGACCCGTACCTACATGACCCGTACCTCTCTGACCCGTAACTCTGACCCGTACCTCTCTGACCCGTACCTATCACACCGTGTCTGACCCGTACCTCTCTGACCCATACCTCTCTGACCCGTACCTATATGACCCATACCTCTCTGACCCGTACCTCTCTGACCCGTACCTCTCTGACCCGTACCTCTCTGACACGTACCTATCTGACCCGTACCTCTCTGACCCGTACCTATCTCATAGTGATCCCTTCTTGTTACATAACATAAACAGAACTAGGCCTAAATGACCTCTGACCCATCAGCCTACTATGAGCCTCGTCACAAATGGCACAACAGTAGACCTCCGACCCGAGAGTTAGAATGGGACTTTTTTTGTCATGGGTCAAGTCGTCATAGTCTATTTTT of Oncorhynchus masou masou isolate Uvic2021 unplaced genomic scaffold, UVic_Omas_1.1 unplaced_scaffold_4451, whole genome shotgun sequence contains these proteins:
- the LOC135535109 gene encoding dnaJ homolog subfamily B member 4-like, with the translated sequence MGKDYYKILGIVKGAADEDIKKAYRKQALKWHPDKNKAANAEEKFKEIAEAYEVLSDPKKREIYDQYGEE